One Cryomorphaceae bacterium 1068 DNA window includes the following coding sequences:
- a CDS encoding gliding motility-associated C-terminal domain-containing protein — translation MRFIKYFRILAILLPLFLLSQLLSAQPVTVCEGEEFDLEAYLLLEFPSCAVDSIEITSSGIASIALGEYDVPFLVDADGTISVEIYENGVLCSTEVIDFDLVEANFTATAIQGSCLLVDIAPPANSSTCTYTYTIEGNTIPGPISQYQFSNGGLNDILLNVQCGSCFDSQLLQIDVDGPIAALDVTASNIFFDTDLQTFVLCTEDQTGVVTLTDASQEVSAGATYTVTVIFPDGTIEIGSTFPLPYEFTVDQQGIYTVEYVIDDNGCISEASYEIFVSNPNVSTELEVPVTVGTFTCEDSVFEVSICPNGCPTNPPGTVYEVILECTNFFFSTTTVPALVPVPLNVASCGATCESGGADIPCSCDLVVRALRPCTNPVSNTICPFQIQPLPNANFDISPFDASNTYCEGTSLFFDPTWISEDCNGPNPALSICEIQNPEWSISPATGWTVPGNNLNVNNLSAQFNDPGEYTISFEWFNSCGTSVRTETVCIVPDQDPTVQWFENPVYCLGETIDPTIDLPDVPCIDADILWSGTDLSISDPSSPSPIVEFTETGSIQLELEVQGLCNDFSDFVTYTVCDEPQTNLSQTDLELCVGQEFCFEQLYTLNWNNCVGDVTWQFDSLPGSPILNPVGSDLCFTWNGAEEFEFYIEAENTCGIAYDTISVVITDAPSCPIAQPGDFCFGDQIDISPPLGADPASIQWFFSTDNGGSFSPLLPGMPDNPTVTTQYYVTSTVNDCFCISDTVEATLIPEPSFILEVSNLNPCPEEPIYLTSQPLVGDLTWDDGTTTTTADTLFIDATSTAVTYEGTLSYGTVDVQCSVTESIDINPILNPLSITCNLPTLICEGDDPLSIPIVSPLGGANFIVDSNGDILQSDVTTIDPSSLPPDSYHFVYEIVEASCTFRDSCAFDITAPQSPDILPITDTLCYNEVVDFLDANNLGGIWSSSCPSAISSSGLFDPEGAACTSGSVVEIYYSGNCIVNDTIEVFLIEIPQISIVQSIEFPCPGDVVTFSLNPPQSDVNWTNAAGDFLGTGPSIDVQIDSPITIIADADVGVTTVSCIAQASISVSPEVNPIDIDCSLFPAVWCTGDNPISIPEVSPEGGTGMIMDDLGNILFTDPIQIQTEDLGSGTFFYVYEITDWGAGQCTFRDSCEFLITEPAIPVFQEIPDSICYNAVFNFNEVSGLSGQWSSSCLGSIDPSTGLFDPSSAACLEGTNVELIYSGTCIENDALSIYLIPLPEVTIDIAQGSICANECLPFSQTITGDFDFYEWTISWADQELSFINENPTFCPDQEGLNSAVTVLVELSVFSDSNPQCLVTETTNIEVIRIPDEVFPLVSPQCIETAISLPPCEECESYSIVFSNGSEEFSCTVPGDNCAPPETGIYAYELVYDFGACQSDPIVGEVQIVDVPFLTILEAEYDTCSPVVDYSLFYGGYDFTVTWQTSGDLAQTTPLGSGLYETIIDHSEEVEVDSLFTDIITLQNICGIAEESSLVFHAADPDFTLDPDSSIYCQGQTVLLDLGFAQPIFVDSITINYSSIEGAGGIVLNEIPLNDVPFDFNSDSDTLVVNFVVTAFNSCANVSKTLTAFILPTDVSADFDIPFSPPVCIGDSIPIVFNSTGNVDATLRQIETDDPNVEVLQILGNWYLIPQEGTADGELTVNLTEFGFCGIDFDQETIALGPTLKPEILSEDVCRGGLVTLVPVLEQDADLVWQITPDSALNVDFPPPILYPQPGLYYPSVLASAEGYCDGSYTDTVEVFDPIRPLLLCDADCDGGQGCSVTFDAVSVCVGLQNPDIFNSFEWYVRRSFFPAAGPEVEISIDDLVPCEDNFVRLVARDENNCRVEVTENIEFTDVLLYAPNAFTPNADSFNDVFRPVISGAPVNYSMRIFDRWGNVVFETNDPEEPWLGNVEGNEYYSDAEVYSYLIEYLPCQPEEEEKRIKRTGMITLIR, via the coding sequence GTGAGATTTATTAAGTATTTCAGGATTTTAGCAATATTGCTACCCCTTTTTTTGCTATCCCAACTTTTGAGTGCACAGCCTGTAACTGTCTGTGAAGGGGAAGAGTTTGATCTTGAGGCCTATCTCTTACTTGAATTTCCATCATGTGCTGTGGACTCAATCGAAATCACGAGTTCAGGAATTGCGAGCATTGCCCTTGGAGAATACGATGTTCCTTTTCTAGTCGACGCGGATGGGACGATCAGCGTCGAAATTTACGAGAATGGAGTGCTCTGTTCAACTGAGGTTATCGACTTTGATCTTGTCGAAGCGAATTTCACCGCAACGGCCATTCAGGGATCGTGTTTATTGGTAGACATTGCGCCACCTGCGAACTCATCTACCTGCACCTACACTTACACGATAGAAGGAAATACAATCCCCGGTCCCATCTCACAATACCAATTTTCAAATGGAGGATTGAACGATATTCTGCTTAATGTTCAGTGTGGATCTTGCTTTGATAGTCAATTGTTACAAATCGATGTAGACGGCCCAATCGCTGCATTGGACGTTACTGCCTCTAACATCTTTTTTGATACCGATCTACAGACTTTTGTCCTCTGTACGGAAGATCAAACCGGTGTGGTAACACTTACAGATGCCTCCCAAGAAGTTTCTGCAGGCGCCACATATACTGTTACGGTTATTTTTCCAGACGGAACTATTGAAATCGGCTCCACCTTTCCGCTACCTTATGAATTCACGGTAGACCAGCAAGGAATTTATACCGTAGAGTATGTCATCGACGATAATGGTTGCATATCGGAAGCATCCTATGAAATATTTGTTTCCAATCCGAATGTTTCGACTGAGCTTGAAGTTCCCGTTACAGTGGGCACTTTCACCTGCGAAGACTCAGTATTTGAGGTGAGCATATGCCCGAATGGATGTCCTACAAATCCTCCCGGGACGGTCTATGAAGTGATTTTGGAGTGTACCAATTTCTTCTTCTCGACAACTACGGTTCCAGCTCTCGTACCCGTTCCGCTGAACGTGGCTTCTTGCGGTGCTACTTGCGAAAGCGGAGGGGCTGATATTCCTTGTAGTTGTGATCTCGTGGTGAGGGCGCTGAGGCCATGTACCAACCCGGTTTCCAATACCATTTGCCCTTTTCAAATCCAACCTTTGCCAAATGCCAATTTTGATATTTCCCCATTTGATGCATCCAATACATATTGTGAGGGCACCTCACTCTTTTTCGACCCAACTTGGATCTCCGAAGATTGCAACGGACCAAATCCTGCGCTAAGTATTTGCGAGATTCAAAACCCTGAATGGTCGATAAGCCCTGCAACGGGGTGGACAGTGCCGGGCAATAACTTGAATGTGAACAATCTCTCAGCACAGTTTAACGACCCCGGTGAATACACCATTTCATTCGAGTGGTTTAACAGTTGTGGAACTTCTGTGAGGACTGAAACCGTCTGCATCGTTCCCGACCAAGATCCGACCGTTCAATGGTTTGAGAACCCGGTTTACTGTTTGGGTGAAACCATCGATCCTACGATCGATTTGCCCGATGTGCCTTGTATTGATGCTGATATTCTCTGGTCGGGAACAGATCTGTCTATATCCGATCCATCGAGCCCGAGTCCCATCGTGGAATTTACAGAAACAGGCTCCATACAGCTAGAGCTTGAGGTGCAAGGTCTTTGCAATGACTTCAGTGATTTTGTGACTTATACAGTTTGTGATGAGCCTCAGACCAATCTGTCCCAAACGGACTTGGAGCTTTGCGTTGGCCAAGAGTTTTGTTTTGAGCAATTGTATACCCTCAATTGGAACAACTGTGTCGGAGATGTCACTTGGCAGTTTGACTCTTTGCCCGGATCTCCGATTTTAAATCCCGTGGGTTCCGACTTATGCTTTACTTGGAATGGAGCTGAGGAGTTTGAATTTTACATCGAAGCGGAGAATACTTGCGGCATCGCCTACGACACCATTTCGGTAGTCATAACCGATGCGCCGTCCTGTCCGATCGCACAGCCCGGTGATTTTTGTTTTGGAGATCAAATCGATATTTCTCCACCTCTCGGAGCCGACCCGGCATCTATCCAATGGTTTTTCTCTACGGATAATGGAGGTTCTTTCAGCCCGCTCCTTCCCGGAATGCCGGATAATCCAACTGTAACCACTCAATATTATGTTACTTCTACGGTCAACGATTGCTTTTGCATCAGCGATACCGTAGAGGCCACACTTATTCCTGAGCCTTCATTTATTCTTGAAGTCAGTAATTTGAATCCGTGCCCCGAAGAACCCATTTATTTAACATCTCAACCCCTCGTCGGTGACTTAACTTGGGATGACGGGACGACAACTACCACGGCGGACACACTTTTTATAGATGCTACAAGCACTGCAGTTACCTATGAAGGAACTTTAAGCTATGGTACTGTCGATGTCCAATGTTCGGTTACGGAATCGATTGATATCAACCCGATCCTAAACCCACTGTCCATCACGTGTAATTTACCCACGCTTATTTGCGAGGGTGATGACCCTCTGTCGATTCCAATTGTTTCGCCTTTGGGTGGAGCCAATTTCATTGTTGATTCCAATGGTGATATTCTTCAGTCTGATGTTACCACTATAGATCCTTCAAGTCTACCACCTGATTCTTACCATTTCGTTTACGAAATAGTAGAGGCGAGCTGCACATTTCGGGATTCTTGTGCTTTTGACATTACGGCACCGCAGAGTCCTGATATCCTTCCGATCACGGATACGCTTTGCTACAACGAGGTTGTCGACTTTTTAGATGCAAACAATTTGGGAGGTATCTGGAGTTCATCTTGCCCTTCGGCAATTAGCAGTTCCGGTTTATTTGACCCTGAAGGTGCTGCATGCACTTCCGGATCAGTAGTAGAAATCTATTACTCCGGAAACTGTATTGTGAATGATACCATTGAAGTTTTTTTAATTGAGATTCCTCAAATTTCTATTGTTCAGAGCATTGAATTTCCCTGTCCCGGAGATGTGGTTACCTTTTCGCTGAATCCGCCTCAGAGCGATGTAAATTGGACAAATGCAGCAGGTGACTTTTTGGGCACGGGACCTTCGATTGATGTACAAATAGATTCTCCGATTACGATAATTGCAGATGCCGATGTAGGAGTTACCACCGTGAGCTGCATAGCGCAGGCCTCGATTTCTGTGAGTCCTGAAGTGAACCCGATTGATATCGACTGTTCTCTTTTTCCTGCCGTTTGGTGCACAGGTGATAATCCGATTTCTATTCCCGAGGTTTCCCCGGAAGGAGGGACAGGCATGATCATGGACGATTTGGGAAATATTTTATTCACTGATCCCATTCAAATTCAAACGGAAGACCTCGGTTCGGGAACCTTCTTTTACGTTTATGAAATTACCGATTGGGGTGCCGGACAATGCACGTTTCGCGATAGCTGTGAATTCCTAATAACAGAACCAGCCATTCCTGTTTTTCAGGAAATTCCCGACAGCATTTGTTACAATGCTGTTTTTAACTTCAACGAAGTTTCAGGCCTTTCAGGTCAATGGTCTTCATCCTGTCTCGGAAGTATCGACCCCTCAACCGGTCTGTTCGACCCCTCTTCTGCTGCATGTCTTGAGGGTACAAATGTGGAACTAATCTATTCGGGAACATGTATAGAAAACGATGCGCTTTCTATTTACTTGATTCCTTTGCCTGAAGTCACTATAGATATTGCGCAGGGATCTATCTGTGCCAATGAGTGCCTCCCTTTTTCACAAACGATAACGGGAGATTTTGACTTTTATGAATGGACAATTTCCTGGGCTGATCAAGAGCTTAGCTTCATCAATGAAAACCCCACTTTTTGTCCTGATCAAGAGGGGCTTAACAGCGCTGTAACGGTTTTAGTAGAGCTCTCTGTTTTTTCTGATTCGAATCCACAGTGTTTGGTGACCGAAACCACAAACATCGAGGTGATCAGAATCCCTGATGAGGTCTTTCCTTTGGTTTCACCTCAGTGCATAGAGACGGCTATCTCTCTGCCACCTTGCGAGGAATGTGAGTCGTATAGCATAGTTTTCTCTAATGGTTCAGAGGAATTTTCTTGTACTGTGCCGGGAGATAATTGCGCACCTCCCGAAACGGGAATTTATGCTTATGAGTTGGTCTACGATTTTGGCGCCTGCCAAAGTGATCCCATAGTGGGAGAAGTCCAAATCGTAGATGTTCCTTTCTTGACTATCCTTGAAGCAGAATACGACACTTGTTCGCCCGTAGTGGATTATTCCTTGTTCTATGGCGGCTATGATTTTACCGTGACTTGGCAAACCTCTGGTGATCTAGCTCAGACCACCCCTCTAGGTAGTGGCCTTTACGAAACGATCATTGACCATTCAGAGGAAGTGGAGGTAGACTCGCTGTTCACCGACATAATAACACTCCAAAATATTTGTGGCATCGCCGAGGAGTCGAGCTTAGTTTTTCATGCTGCTGATCCTGATTTTACCCTTGATCCTGATAGTAGTATCTATTGCCAAGGGCAAACGGTGCTTCTGGATTTGGGTTTTGCTCAGCCAATATTCGTTGACAGTATTACCATCAACTATTCATCCATCGAAGGAGCAGGAGGGATTGTCTTAAACGAAATTCCATTAAACGATGTGCCTTTTGATTTCAATTCGGATTCAGACACTTTGGTGGTGAATTTTGTCGTTACGGCATTCAATTCGTGTGCGAACGTTTCCAAAACCCTGACGGCATTTATCTTACCAACCGATGTCAGCGCAGATTTTGATATTCCTTTTTCGCCTCCCGTCTGTATCGGCGACTCTATCCCGATAGTTTTCAATAGCACGGGAAATGTTGACGCCACATTGAGGCAAATCGAAACAGATGACCCGAATGTCGAGGTTTTGCAGATTCTCGGAAACTGGTATTTGATTCCTCAAGAAGGAACAGCAGATGGCGAACTTACGGTCAATCTCACTGAGTTTGGCTTTTGTGGAATTGATTTCGATCAGGAGACAATTGCGCTTGGGCCTACACTCAAGCCTGAAATCCTCAGTGAGGATGTATGTCGCGGTGGGCTGGTTACTTTGGTTCCCGTACTTGAGCAAGATGCCGACTTGGTTTGGCAAATTACGCCTGATAGTGCGTTGAATGTTGATTTCCCACCCCCTATTCTTTACCCGCAGCCAGGTTTGTATTACCCATCCGTTTTGGCTTCAGCCGAAGGCTATTGCGACGGTAGCTATACTGATACGGTTGAGGTATTTGACCCCATACGTCCTTTATTACTTTGCGATGCTGATTGCGATGGGGGCCAAGGTTGTTCAGTAACTTTCGATGCCGTGTCAGTTTGTGTGGGGCTTCAGAATCCTGATATATTCAATTCGTTTGAATGGTATGTCAGAAGAAGTTTCTTTCCGGCTGCAGGGCCGGAAGTCGAAATTTCCATTGATGATTTGGTTCCTTGTGAGGATAATTTTGTTCGGCTTGTCGCCAGAGACGAAAACAATTGCAGAGTTGAAGTCACCGAGAATATAGAGTTTACGGACGTTTTGCTCTATGCTCCCAATGCGTTTACTCCCAATGCAGATAGCTTCAATGATGTATTTAGGCCTGTTATTTCGGGAGCTCCTGTAAATTACTCTATGAGAATATTCGACCGTTGGGGTAATGTGGTTTTTGAAACGAACGATCCTGAAGAGCCATGGCTGGGCAATGTAGAGGGTAACGAGTATTACTCAGATGCAGAAGTGTATTCGTATCTAATTGAATACTTGCCTTGTCAGCCCGAAGAGGAGGAGAAAAGGATAAAGCGCACTGGTATGATTACGCTCATCAGGTAG
- a CDS encoding tyrosine-type recombinase/integrase: MAKPRFTLFGKSDDTAKMIKLVLHYKSKRFVYSTGIKVAAEDWNEKTERLRDRSHLSNRKAINDYLTELSARAEKSYYEMTLNNGRVDKEKLKIILTGENSQPETEQDESITSFLKSWIEKAEAGKIKKPTRNGQKNGGFSTLTIRQYKNTLMKIEGFQQAQKRTYKFSELDSSFYEAFKFYLEDSLELSTNTIGSRIKDLKSISRRAKKEGINVNEEVFTNTFLKVKEDVRHAVLDLKEINLLFNYPLQLDSTFDLVRDAFIIALWTGLRISDLKRLKPENIDHEKGFISIFQHKTGNQVILPISHQIAHTLNKRDGKLPRFISEQRFNEYLKEVCKLAGINKYVQLSANEPAKPKYELITSHTGRRSFATNAYHLGVDLLTIMNCTGHKSVAMLLKYINVSQEEHATTLQKAFAGAFANLV, encoded by the coding sequence ATGGCAAAACCAAGATTTACCCTATTCGGAAAAAGTGATGATACGGCTAAGATGATCAAGCTGGTTCTTCATTACAAAAGCAAACGATTTGTCTACAGCACAGGGATTAAAGTTGCCGCTGAAGATTGGAACGAGAAGACAGAAAGACTGCGCGACAGAAGCCACCTTTCCAATAGGAAGGCTATCAACGATTATTTAACCGAACTTTCTGCAAGAGCTGAGAAGTCTTACTACGAGATGACTCTAAATAATGGCAGAGTTGACAAGGAAAAGCTGAAGATCATCCTTACAGGGGAAAACTCACAACCCGAAACCGAACAGGATGAAAGCATCACTAGCTTCCTTAAAAGCTGGATTGAAAAAGCGGAAGCTGGCAAGATTAAAAAGCCTACCCGTAATGGGCAAAAAAATGGCGGTTTCAGCACTTTAACCATAAGACAGTACAAGAACACCCTTATGAAAATTGAAGGCTTTCAGCAAGCTCAAAAGAGGACTTACAAATTCAGCGAATTGGACTCTTCCTTCTATGAAGCCTTTAAATTCTACCTAGAAGACTCGCTTGAGCTTTCCACCAACACGATTGGAAGTAGAATTAAAGACTTGAAGTCTATTTCTCGAAGGGCAAAAAAGGAAGGAATCAATGTAAACGAAGAAGTCTTTACTAACACCTTTTTAAAGGTCAAAGAGGATGTTCGCCACGCTGTTCTTGACCTAAAGGAAATTAACCTACTATTCAATTATCCGCTACAACTAGACAGCACTTTCGATTTAGTGAGAGATGCCTTCATTATAGCCTTGTGGACAGGGCTAAGAATATCGGATTTAAAAAGGCTCAAGCCAGAGAATATTGATCATGAGAAAGGCTTTATTTCAATCTTTCAACATAAAACAGGGAATCAAGTAATATTGCCTATAAGCCATCAAATAGCCCACACCTTAAATAAAAGAGATGGAAAGCTTCCGAGGTTTATTTCTGAACAACGCTTTAATGAATACCTAAAAGAAGTGTGCAAACTAGCAGGCATTAATAAGTACGTTCAACTCTCAGCCAATGAACCCGCTAAACCTAAATACGAATTGATAACATCTCACACTGGCAGGCGATCCTTTGCAACAAATGCTTACCACTTAGGAGTAGATTTGCTTACCATAATGAACTGCACAGGACATAAATCTGTCGCAATGCTACTTAAGTATATAAATGTAAGTCAGGAAGAGCATGCAACAACATTGCAAAAGGCATTTGCGGGTGCTTTTGCAAATCTTGTATAA
- a CDS encoding helix-turn-helix domain-containing protein: protein MADFTLIPLSQESLFEKLENLIDSKLSGLTNAANIPEAKTSEEIVTRKEAKHLLGVSYPTMREWEKLGLLKKRTIGRRVYYLRSEIMEALSSSLETKKSAVASKTSALN from the coding sequence ATGGCAGATTTTACCTTAATCCCCCTTTCGCAAGAGAGCCTATTCGAAAAATTAGAAAACCTGATTGACTCTAAACTCTCGGGACTAACTAACGCTGCAAATATTCCAGAAGCTAAAACTAGTGAGGAAATTGTAACGCGTAAAGAAGCCAAGCACCTACTTGGAGTTTCCTATCCTACTATGAGGGAATGGGAGAAGCTAGGCTTACTAAAGAAACGCACGATAGGCAGAAGAGTCTATTATTTAAGATCAGAGATTATGGAGGCACTTTCATCATCTCTGGAAACAAAAAAAAGCGCAGTGGCTTCGAAAACATCTGCGCTTAATTAA